One part of the Thermodesulfobacteriota bacterium genome encodes these proteins:
- the ribE gene encoding 6,7-dimethyl-8-ribityllumazine synthase, producing MSIRTLEGNLSATGQRLAIVLSRFNAFIGERLLEGAVDAFRRLGGREEDITLVRVPGAFEIPVVAERLARSGSHDAIVCLGAVIRGATAHFDYVAGEAAKGIAHVALATGVPIIFGVLTTDTIEQAIERAGSKAGNKGAEAAAVAVEMVNLLKAL from the coding sequence ATGAGCATTCGGACCCTGGAAGGAAACCTGTCGGCCACCGGCCAGCGGCTGGCTATCGTGCTGTCCCGCTTCAACGCCTTCATCGGCGAGCGGCTCCTGGAGGGGGCGGTGGACGCCTTCCGGCGGCTGGGGGGCCGGGAGGAGGACATCACCCTGGTGCGGGTGCCGGGCGCCTTCGAGATCCCGGTGGTGGCGGAGCGGCTGGCCCGAAGCGGCAGTCATGACGCCATCGTCTGCCTCGGCGCCGTCATCCGCGGCGCCACGGCCCATTTCGACTATGTGGCTGGCGAGGCGGCCAAGGGGATTGCCCACGTGGCTTTGGCCACCGGGGTGCCGATCATCTTCGGCGTCTTGACCACCGATACCATCGAGCAGGCCATTGAGCGAGCCGGCTCCAAGGCCGGCAACAAGGGGGCCGAGGCGGCGGCCGTTGCCGTGGAGATGGTCAATCTGCTCAAGGCCCTGTAG
- a CDS encoding PIN domain-containing protein, whose amino-acid sequence MIVYADTSGLFALMVRDDFMHVRAQLNFAHLASHDGRLLTSSYVLLETESLLQRRVGLAAVADFQLKIQPLLEIIWVDAEWHGRAMQRLLAEGNRALSLVDCLGFEIMESRDLEIALAFDRHFEEKGFTIAAFHDLGSYG is encoded by the coding sequence ATGATCGTCTATGCCGACACCTCGGGACTTTTCGCCCTCATGGTCCGGGATGACTTCATGCACGTGCGGGCCCAGCTCAATTTCGCCCACCTGGCAAGCCACGATGGCCGGCTCTTGACCAGCTCCTACGTCCTCCTCGAGACCGAGTCCCTGCTGCAGCGTCGGGTCGGTCTTGCTGCGGTGGCGGACTTCCAGCTCAAGATTCAGCCCCTGCTTGAGATTATCTGGGTGGATGCCGAGTGGCATGGCCGGGCCATGCAACGGCTGCTGGCAGAGGGCAACAGGGCGCTCAGCCTCGTGGACTGCCTGGGCTTCGAGATCATGGAGTCCCGGGATCTCGAGATCGCCCTGGCCTTCGACCGTCACTTCGAGGAAAAGGGCTTCACCATCGCGGCCTTCCACGACCTGGGGAGCTACGGCTGA
- a CDS encoding ribbon-helix-helix domain-containing protein, translating into MVRTQIQLTQEQYQGLKALAQGTHEPIAALIRRAVDQLLLTRKPDRAALYRQAASVVGKYTAGAPDIAVEHDRYLEEAYR; encoded by the coding sequence ATGGTCCGCACCCAGATCCAACTGACCCAGGAGCAGTATCAGGGCCTGAAGGCCCTGGCCCAGGGCACCCATGAGCCCATCGCCGCCCTGATCCGGCGCGCGGTGGACCAGCTGCTCCTCACCCGGAAGCCCGACCGGGCGGCGCTTTACCGGCAAGCGGCCTCGGTGGTCGGCAAGTACACGGCAGGGGCGCCGGATATCGCCGTCGAGCACGACCGCTACCTGGAGGAGGCCTACCGATGA